In Deltaproteobacteria bacterium, one DNA window encodes the following:
- a CDS encoding histidine--tRNA ligase — MAITAIKGMNDIVPGARDLFLDSAIWDRVLAPATSVLASYGYRQVLLPIVENTSLFARSIGSETDIVSKEMYSFTDRGGETLTLRPEGTAGAVRSYIEHNFGKTSPLQRWWYFGPMFRAERPQKGRYRQFYQIGAELFAAGAPTADAEMIIMLARLCEALGLDQVGIRVNSLGDNESRIAYRETLTKYLSTHQNELCEACQRRSNSNPLRVLDCKRTSCKAIAENAPDIMQSFSKTAQQHFEQVLDLLANNRIEYQRDPRLVRGLDYYTGTIFEFTSKALGAQDALLGGGRYDRLVNELGGPDIPAIGFAAGIERLTLAVAEKAAKDRIQTLDGPHLYIASMPGAEKLALSLGDAVRSQRRHLVEVDVSGKGLKAQLKRADRAGARFALVLGEDELVSGKAKLKDLRSDLHPTEGLATMVELNGKALVAALDAVTLVASGAKS; from the coding sequence ATGGCCATTACCGCAATAAAAGGGATGAACGATATTGTACCAGGCGCGCGTGACCTCTTTCTTGATAGTGCCATTTGGGATCGTGTTCTTGCGCCTGCTACTTCTGTGTTAGCGAGCTATGGCTATCGCCAAGTTTTACTTCCAATCGTTGAAAATACTTCATTATTTGCTCGCAGTATCGGCAGCGAAACCGATATTGTAAGTAAAGAAATGTATAGTTTTACTGACCGCGGTGGTGAAACATTGACCCTAAGACCTGAAGGTACCGCTGGCGCTGTACGGTCATATATAGAACATAATTTTGGGAAAACAAGCCCTTTGCAGCGTTGGTGGTATTTTGGCCCGATGTTCAGAGCCGAACGTCCACAAAAAGGTCGTTATCGACAATTCTATCAAATAGGGGCTGAGTTATTTGCTGCTGGTGCACCTACTGCCGATGCTGAAATGATAATTATGCTAGCCCGTTTATGTGAAGCTCTGGGGCTTGACCAAGTAGGTATTCGCGTCAACAGTCTTGGTGATAATGAAAGTCGAATCGCATACCGAGAAACCTTGACAAAATATTTGTCAACCCACCAAAACGAATTATGCGAAGCTTGTCAGCGGCGTTCTAACAGCAATCCATTAAGGGTTCTTGATTGCAAGCGTACCTCCTGCAAAGCTATTGCAGAAAACGCTCCAGACATCATGCAGTCGTTTTCTAAAACAGCACAGCAGCACTTTGAGCAGGTCTTAGACCTACTTGCAAATAACCGTATAGAATATCAACGTGACCCCCGTTTAGTACGTGGTTTAGATTATTACACCGGTACTATCTTTGAATTTACCAGCAAAGCTTTAGGGGCCCAAGACGCTCTTTTAGGTGGTGGCCGCTACGACCGCTTAGTTAATGAATTAGGCGGTCCAGACATTCCAGCAATTGGTTTTGCTGCTGGTATTGAGCGCTTAACTTTAGCAGTTGCAGAAAAAGCAGCAAAAGATCGTATTCAAACTTTAGATGGCCCTCACCTTTATATCGCTTCAATGCCAGGTGCAGAAAAATTGGCGCTTTCGCTAGGCGATGCGGTACGATCTCAACGACGACATCTGGTTGAAGTTGATGTCAGTGGCAAAGGTCTTAAAGCCCAACTTAAACGTGCTGATCGCGCTGGAGCTCGTTTTGCTTTAGTATTAGGAGAGGATGAACTTGTGTCAGGCAAAGCAAAGCTAAAAGATTTAAGGTCTGACTTGCATCCAACTGAAGGTTTGGCCACGATGGTAGAACTGAACGGTAAAGCGCTCGTTGCAGCGCTCGATGCAGTGACTTTAGTCGCAAGTGGAGCGAAATCATGA